GCTCCATCTGTGGTGGCTACAGGCCTTACAGCTACAGCTAtggtggtggctatggtggTGGCTACAGCCTGGgaggatacagacacacacctcaCCTTGAAGACGTCCCCCCCAGCAGGTTTGtgcagcaggtggaagagatgGAACAGCAAGCACTTACATATTCACATGagtacattttgttgttttgagagGTGTACTCAACACAGGACAGTGGCTGCAGGTGCTAATTGTTTTGAGTTAAAGTAATTAAGGCTGCTGTTGTAAAGTTTGATAATAGAATCTGAACCTGGTAATGTTCAGGGCTGCAGTACACGTGTAAAGATGAGTCTGCTTGTATGACATCATATGTGCCTTTGTGTAACTCTGTGGCAAATAAATTGGGTACCATAGCTCCATATGCCATTAGTTACTTTACAAGTGtaaggaaaagcagaaggacTTGTTTTTGGTTAAGACCAGTTAAAATTATGAATGTCGTTAATTCAGTTTCCTTGCTTGGTTTAGACACTAACTGGGCGAGCGAGGAGGACGACCACGTGGTGGCCAGAGGAGAATATGACTTGACAGCTGCTTCTCAGGAGGAGCTTTCTATGCGAGCTGGAGAGATGCTCAACCTCGCTCCTAAAGGTGATGAGCTTTTTACTGGCTGCGGGACATTTGATTCTGAGTGCTTTGACCCAAAAccttctatttttgttttccttatcTTACAACTAACAGATGAGGGCTCTTCTTTTGTGTGAGCGTGCCCCATGTTTACATCTATCacagtgttttcctctccctcGTGTTTAGAGCTACAGCCCCGTGTGCGTGGCTGGCTCCTGGCCAGTGTGGACGGTGAGACCACATGCTCGTCCCAGCCAACTACGTTAAGATCCTCAGCAAGAGAAGAGACCGCCGGGCCACAGATATGAGAGGCTCGCTCAGGCCCAGCAGGCAAACACGCAGGCACCCCAAACAACCTCGTCTGCACAAATACCCTAATCTGTGCCTCTCCTGCAGCCCATAAACGTACAGCATCTACCCACATCATGTACAGTACTTGAATGATCCATCTCGTCTTTCAGCTCAGTCTCGTCAGATTCATTAGGCTCAGCTGTGTCCCCCTCCTGTGTGCAGTTTCCTCgtttccctctgtgtgtatttatagtagtgatggccaaacaaagctttctgaagcattgaAGCTTGTGTTGAAAAACGATTCATTACTGGAAGCTTTTtaacacagtcctctctggtgacatctggtggtcaaaaatatgaagagcagcttgaatctacaaaaaaactgaactgcGTCATTATGATTGCCCACTCTACACAGTGGAATTCACAATTCACAATTGGACATCACTGATCACGTGACTGTGGCCAAACGAATCAAGCATCGACAGAGTGCTTCTGAAGCggtgtgttggtgttttttgaCACACGCGccggagcgtcagcttcaagcgggCCCTCACTAATTTATAGCATTTGTCCTCTTGTGTGTGTTACTGGTCCGTCTGTGCTCCTCCATGCTGTTTTTCCTGCTTGTCATCCTTCGTGTTTTAACTCCATTCCCTCGTGTCCAGGTTTGTTATTTGGTTCTcagctttcccagtttaggttttcttagTTTTGTTTCTCGCCTCCCTCGCCTTTGTTTGTATGTCACTCTCCATGaataaagctcactcacatcagcagtgcctgcatcttgggtcctccaTTCATATCTCAACACGCAAACCCTGACATTTATGGTGTAGTTACATACTACTAGGAAGTGCtgacaaaatatgaaattatgatGCTATTTATATAGAGGCACAATACCAACACAGAACAGCGGGGACACAgaaccaaaacctaagaactaacaAAGACACATCAAGAAATCaaagattaataaaacaaaacagaaaacactgggccatcgacccaggaccgtgacattcAGTTTCTCAAGGAATAATCAAAgcaagcatttttttctttttatgaataAGAGATTTCCTTTTTTGGGTTACATGATGGTGTAAGTTCCAGCACAGCTCATTTAGTTTGCAGAAGTGCTCCGAGGCCCCTATGAAACATAATTGAAAGAATCTAATAAATTAGAGGGTGCAGTAGCTGTAGTATGACTTTTTGTCCTCATGCTGCATGacgactttacttttttttgtttttttggtgggaGGAAGTTGACATCTCAGTCCATTGTGACGTGCAGATCTTTGACTGGCTTATGAACTCCGTCAGGAGGAACTCTGCAGGAGAGGGAAACAAGGACAAACAAACCCGGCTTGGTAAAAAGgaacaagaacagaaaaaaatcaacattattACCCATCCCTGATCTGTCATTTACACCACCTGTGGCGCTTGATTTATTGGTCACTAAACGTGTGTGTTTGGTGCGTCACTGGCTTTGTGTTCTGTGTTATTTGTCGGTGGTGGGGTttgggcattgatatttgaaatcacagcagagagactggATGTGATGTCAGAACCCTCTAAATCTTGTAATTTACAGATATTTAATTCCAAATGATTTGACTGCATCGTTGTGTCTTTCAGTTATGACCCAAACTATCTATCAACTTTGTGAATAAATTCACGTCCCCCTGTGACTCATAATTACACCACAGTTCAGATGGCATGAATGAGTCATGAGGTCACACCAACAGTGACAacatcagcagtgacatcaCTAAAGTTGCCAGGTGAGTCCATAAATAGAACCCGTGACGTGGAGCAGGTACCGCCGTTTGGACAATGCCACGACGCAGGTATAGACGCAAACATGCGAGGTCTTCTCGCCCCGTTCGCAGACGCAGGAGACCCCACAAGGCCTCCGGTGTCCGCAGACGTGGGAGAAGATACCGTCGCAGACATTAGACAATCTCAATAAACATGTAGGATGAACATCAAAACTGTGGTCCAATCaagttttttttagataagatatgttgttgttgttgttttgtgtgtgtttgttatcaATGTTGTGAAAAAAGTTAAGCTTAGTAAGCCATGAAGCACTGATTACTCGTAGGAAAAGCACCAATAGGAGACAGAACAGGCTGCATACTAATTAGAAGGTGTTATTATTCAGTCTGTACATCGAATAGAAGGCACTAACCACAAGGTGATCTTCAATGCATCTCTGTGTGAATGCGAACGGCGCGAGAAGacccccactaactgcatgtctttagactgtgggaggaagctggagagaacatgcagactccacacaaagaccccggcctgatgaggTTAGGGTCCTGAGTTCGATACCCTAAACTGAACGCAGGACAGAGGAAGGGAtgggtgatgttcatgtgtgcccaggtgtatgatgtggctctttgtctgtgactggttggctgccccagccctggcccttcatgtatttcagtaaagtctttttctcccgtctcctcctcttgtttacatgttttgtaaacatgttttgtgacccattccttctgtcaTGTGTGTTTCCCCCCCAGCCTTCATGTTCTATTTAtgcttagttatgtccatgtCTCATCTCCAGTCCCCTTTTCCCTCTGTATGTATTCACAGTGTACGTGTTCCTCGTCGGTTCGTCATGTTCAGTCATGTTAAGTCTGCGTGTCTTATtcctagcacggggcgcccacagaaacgcaaagcaggagatgaagcatagctgaatatgtttccaaaccaacttcattgtaagccaaagactagaaaatatggtgaagcatatcttccctttggcttcacctgcacaagtgccaaggtaggtctcccctgcagaattggttttccctttgtcgggagcacgcgctgggctctccaaatcacggacaaacagtatcccacatttttgatttttagttcacaaacacttgttgtaatgactaactactcctgacattttggagatgttagctctttatacagtaaagttacagcgggataaaaataatatcaggctgatcctgccacgatttgttcccctggttcaaatcacagacaaacagtatcccacagctgtttatgtttttaaacccattttgcacagagaggcattttttgaaaaatgtattgatcgcaatgttgaatattattacacaggaaaaaaaacaactacatgtaaaataatcacaccgtgacacctctgcctttgtaaatggagggacagtaactgcgtgtaaaaactgcagatagtcagattaacagtatttcgtctctatctgccattctgcaattcatctcatgtaaacaataacatggcgcacagcgtgacgtgaaaaaaggcacaaacctttgacgttgcgtgacgaactctgtattcctcgtccacacgtaaacgcaaaaaaggagttttaaaaaatctctgttttcggtgattcgaaacgctgtttacgtgtggacgtagcataaaagagttaatagtttattttattactgcctgtaatttattgcagattacatttttcttgtaaaacaaaggggggcccaggaaaaaaagtttgggaaccactgccctagaggaacttcagaatcatccctggctcaaatgacttattgatgccaaacaaaacagggtcacagagcagaagctctaacagagcctgagtcagcctgagttatgaatacagttgtggtctaatgttttgtcagtggtacaaagtttgcttttgtgcactttgccacttcagtttgtatttagagccacaactgtatacacaacagaccgaacatgctcagctttgccaaagcttgcaggaattggagtttaatttgatcaatgaattatttccgaatcaacaaaaaaatgggcaaatgtaaagaaatgtatcaatcagggaattagtagcaacattaactggacaatctaaatttgttggttaattattaaatgaatctggataactcatcctgcatctcctgtgattttaagtcactgatattgatttattaacgattatttgtttgtactaatgtgtcacaatttccttgaacgttaaagggtctggatttcttctcttaagcgcctcagggtgatcatcctgtcctgtcagactaagaaatgcagttgtgagtttttcattgcttcgcctgcacaaaatacctaggcaccaaaaatggtccagctctctcctgctgtcctgttgtataaggcgcacacaattcaccgtgatgagaggataacttttgtcactgctcctgtccttgatcctctgagccacttaaacaccaaactacttgtgcgctgtaggggcttttctaatggtcgtgctaaggagtcctttccctcccatcagttgcagaatgcactcagagttgtacaacactggtgtaaatatcaagatgatgcaactttgaacatatttaggtcaacagacttttgactaaagtaagaagaaaagtgaatctaacaaataatatgaattggtgttaaatagttactagttactagacagtaactaggccaggggatgctaatcacctgccaagggatattagtgactgacttattgatgctagttaatagcttaggtattctatgtggtaacctggcaagtaatcacttgccttaaaagtctcgccagtcccctagggacacttgttggtggtatttatttgttcatgttacaggccttgctgtagtgggcgtgaccacagattacaatcctgtaaaacaggagagataatgaacagaggaaatttgttcttgttcagtttccctttcaggtgaggtaactctgggttgctctgacatataaaatgtgtatttattttctggactctctctggattcctctgcagctgatatgttgctctcagattcactgtttgatgctgagcttgtggtgacatatgacatcaatctgcatgcatatatgacatcacactgtatgcctgacctgacatcaatctgtatgcctatatgacatcatactgtatgcatatatgacatcatactgtatgcctatatgacatcatactgtatgcatatatgacatcataccgtatgcatatatgacatcatactgtatgcctatatgacatcacactgtATGCCTGACCTGACATCAAtttgtatgcatatatgacatcatactgtatgcctatatgacatcaatctgtatgcctatatgacatcaatctgaatgcatatatgatatcaagctgtctcgttccaggacttcaagctgagtgcatacatgagacaaggctgtatgacataaatgacaccaagctgtatgccatataTGACATCTGTCACGGCCCAGCGGCACGAGGTAAATGGGATGGACACAAGTGCAAGATCCAAACCGGATTGTTGCTCTcatattcactgtttgatgctgagcttgtggtgatactctaagccagcagcgtctccactttctgagagtgctcaggaggaacaacctggaggagaggctgctggtgacattctacagagccaccatagagagcatcctaacgtacagcataacaacatggtatgcagggtgctcagctgcagacaggaaagcactgcagagggtcatcaacacagcccagaagatcactggctgctctctgcccagcctggaggtcattgcaaactctcgatacctcagcagagctggcaatatcatcaaggaccattctcaccccagcaatcaactgtttgaactattaccgtcaggcagacggtacaggtcacataaaaccagaacaaacagattcagggatagcttctttcccagagctatcaccattgcaaataagcacaaaaacaattgaacctgcttagccataccatattgtcactgccattatattatgctattattattatgctgctattcatactgtcatactgtcattatattaatgctgctatcctgtaaatatcatacttacttttgttgagtacttatgtttgttttattgtaccttttatatcttactatttttttattatatttattattgcattttgcaccaagggagtggcactccaatttcgttgtaccctgtacaatgacaataaaggctattctattctactctggctgtttcagagttttcacagtcactgCTTTCAGGTGTCTCCAACCAGTCACGTCTCCCAACACGatgacttcttttcttttggttccCTCTACGTGGTAGTGGTCCCCCAGTGGTCAACAGGTAGGTCTTTCACGAGGTGTAGGAGATTTCTATGAAGAACATTACgtctctgaacacattttgtaaatgggACTGTCACTCACTTGTTGTTTGA
The Pelmatolapia mariae isolate MD_Pm_ZW linkage group LG13, Pm_UMD_F_2, whole genome shotgun sequence DNA segment above includes these coding regions:
- the LOC134640035 gene encoding peroxisomal membrane protein PEX13-like, which translates into the protein MGAPSVVATGLTATAMVVAMVVATAWEDTDTHLTLKTSPPADTNWASEEDDHVVARGEYDLTAASQEELSMRAGEMLNLAPKELQPRVRGWLLASVDGETTCSSQPTTLRSSAREETAGPQI